DNA from Chrysemys picta bellii isolate R12L10 chromosome 13, ASM1138683v2, whole genome shotgun sequence:
tgggattctctgacattcgggagctgcagattttgcactttgtggtATTCCTGgtgatttacctggcagccctgatggggaatcttctcatcatcacagccGTAGCCCTCGACCACcatctccacacccccatgtacttcttcctggtgAATCTGTCCATCTTAGACCTCGGCTCCATCTCCGTCaccatccccaaatccatggccaattccctcatgaacaccagggTGATTTCTTATCCTGGATGTGTCACCCAAGTCTTTCTCTTTTTACTCCTCACTGCAACTGATCTTGCCTTACTCACCATCATGGCATACGACCGATatgtcgccatctgccaaccactgcactatgagagagtgatgaacaggagagcttgtgtccaaatggcagccagtgcctggattACTGGTATTGTCTACTCTGCCCTGCACACTGGGAACACCTTCAGGTTGCCCTTCTGCCAATCCAATGTCATCaaccagttcttctgtgaaatcccccaactactcaagctcgcctgctctgaTTCATACCTCACTGAAGTTGGAGCTATTGCCTTAGGTCTGTTTTTAGCGTTAAACTGCTTTGTTTATATAATTGTGTcttatgttcagatcttcaaaactGTGCTGAGAATCCccactgagcagggccggcataaagccttctccacctgccttcctcacctcactgtggtctctTTGCTAATTTGCACTGGGTCTTTTGCCTACCTGAAACTCACCTCCAGCTCAGAATCAGGTCTGGACCTTGTGGTAGGTGTTCTCTATTCCCTGGTGCCTCCAGTGATGAATCCaatcatctacagcatgaggaacaaggataTCAAAGCTGCATGGAAGAAACTGATTGTGTGGAGGTTATTCACCAAGAGTTAAAATGTCCGTCATTGCAACTTGACTGTGATTTCATTCTGAGTTTCTTTGTAGATATAATCAACTGATGACAAAATTGTCTCTTTGAGAATAATAGGGTGCAATCTGTTTATGAAATCATGAAATCTGGACTAGATTCAGTGAATTCAAATGAGTTAGTATAAGATTACACCAGTGAACATAAGATCAGAATCTTTCCATACTTCTACATATGCACCTATCTATCTGTCATAGGGATTGATAGGACTACTGTCACAGCACTATCTGAGCATGTTGCACAGAATATCAACAGCCATATCTAAATCACTAGTGGATTTCATGAAGTCTGTGGCTCTTCTCCTTTTTTGGGATAAAAATTGTGCCTGAAGTATGAGAGGTTTGGCTTGTGTGTTTGcttgtttctttttcattttgtttaattttgttgaTTCATTCCTTGACTTGTTTCTTTGCTCCaggtgattttttggggggagggaggagcttggAAAGGTGCAGTATGTTTGACTAAATGGTGGTATCCATTTATTTTGTCGTCTATTCAAGGTGTCAATGTCATAATCACCTTGATGGGGTTTTCTGAGAGACCTGAAGTTTTGCTTTCCCCACTGATGAAGAATTGAAAAAAGTTTCTACAGGTGTCTGTTCAGTGATTCTTTTAACGCTGATGGGATTTTATTGTGTCATTTATGATGAGTTAGGGCACCTAGAGCCTTATATAACTGtatgtattattgttatttatctatttaaatttcttaaaataaataaatactatatTGTTCTTCCTATGGTGGAAAGGTATTTGGACGAGAAAGGTATTAAAATGTTTTCTAAAGACAAACTGAGTCTGAATCAGAAGGCCAAATTTTTATTCCACCAAACTACTGCAGTGATCAATCTGGAAGTGCTCATATTTTCTCTTATGTTGTGCTTTGTTCCTATTGTGGTAAATAAATCACACTTTGCATGGTCAAGACGTCTAGTCATTCAACTTACTACTGGTCACAGCTCCTGTGGGAAGAACTGCAGGTACCAAACACAGTTGGAGAAATCACGGTTGGTGCACAAGTTGTTATAGCCTTGGACCCAGtttcagagatggagaatcaCATGATTCCACCCTAAGAGAGGGATAGGCACAAAGCTTAGACCAGAGGGTTTGAAGTAAGAGACCAGAGTGGGGAGAAGAGATTGAGCTAACCCTTTAATCGTAACAATTGGGATATAGCCATTCACTTCAACGTCAATCTTTGCATGTAGCCATTCGTCTCTCATCCACACAAGTATCCAAATGTGTCTAGATCTCCAAAGCTGGtttctgttattattattaattaatatttattaaacCATGTTTGTGCATGGTTGTGTGTACTACATATACAATAGTTAAAATAAGAtcatgtagatagatagatagatagatagattatgaAAAATCAATGCCAGTTTATCGTGCCTCTTTTTCTGTCTATGACTGTTGATGTCCAGCTCATGATTTTCCTgtgactatttattatttattgttatttctTTGAATATTTCTTACTCCATTACTCTTTTACAAGAACTTCATTACATGCTCTGTCTGTGAGCTTTCAGCCATTTTAAATGAATATATTATAAAGTGCTCTGTTTCTTTGCCTTATTGGATACAATgagttttcttaaaaacaaagctACTCAGTTGGTCTAAATCATAGTAGCTTCTTGTCGAAACACTCAATGATTATGAATTTAAAACTCAAACTCCTTTGAATAATCTGAACAAAGGCACTAATCTGGAAAAACACGTAAgccagtgcttaactttaaacatgagaGAAGTCCAACTGAAGGCTCATGACTGAACTCATGCTTAAGTGCTTCCTGCCCCCCCTTTGGATTAGGTGGTATCAATTGGCCCCATAGTAATTGCACATCCAACTCTTATTGACTTTCACTGGGAGTTTAGCACCCAGTTCCCTTGAGCCCCTTTGAAATATCCTATCCCAATTGGTTCAAGTTCACTGTTACCATGAACATTCATGCCTGTATTGGTGGAATGACTCACGTGAgccaaattgattttaaaaataaaactaatattCATATAAACATGTTTTTATTGCTGTCGCTCAGTTCTTCAAATGATACAGGGTAAGAGCTGACTCGAGCTTCTGGGAGAGACAATCAAAACTGTAGCTCGAAGTTTTCTTTGGTGCAATGTTGTGCTATATATTTCAATAGTGATGCTCACTGAACACCAGGttgttattaaaaagaaaaacaggagtacttgtggcaccttagagactaacaaatttattagagcataagctttcgtggactacagcccacttcttcggatgcatagaagtgggctgtagtccacgaaagcttatgctctaataaatttgttagtctctaaggtgccacaagtactcctgttcttctttttgcggatacagactaacacggctgctactctgaaaccaggttGTTATTATTTGCTGAGACGCTTGCGAAAATAGTTGGTCGTTCATTGACACTGGAATTGCTTTCTCATGCTACAGCCCAACTCTTTTGACCTTCAGGATGAGCCCAGAGGCTTACTCATTCTTGCAAATTTTCCTTGATGTTGTGTATTGAAGAAGTAGTATGACTGGATTGATTAGTTGAGGTGAGAGAATGTTATGGTGAACAGATGAGAAATGAATTTATCCGTGTGAGTGAAAAGTGTAGAAGTTGATTGCTGGATTAGGGACAAAAATTGTATGGATTGTGAATGGGTCAGGTGACTTCTAGTCTTCCTGTGATGCATTAAGTATTGGCTATTGCCCAAAGACACTACATATGCCAGTGACAAATCAATGAGCCAAGGCCCatgggagataggtgcctaaaaacctttgaggacctgggcctgAATCAAGTTCTTCTAAATTCCTTTCTAGTGCACTACCTTAGACACCTTAGAAATTCCAGCCTAAATACGTTTTTTGCATATGCCAGTATGGTGTAATTTCAGGATGGAGAATAAAAGTAACATTTGCAAATGTGGCTCTAAATAATTATTTCAAATATTGTCTTAATAATAACAAAGACATCACACACAAACATTGATGGAGCCCTAAAATGACTTGGAGTTGTCACACAACACACTCTTGTATTGTATGCACCAGCTTTGAACTCATCCCTACATAACCCATCACAATGTTTGGTTGCCAACTATTGTCCATTTTGATGGCTATCACAATCTCCATAGAGAGAACATGAAGTGACTGGGACCGAGAGATAGAACTACCCCCACCCACTTCTGAGATGGTTTCTTTGACTGTACTGAGGTTGCTCACAGAGGGTCAACTGGTCCCAGTTTGGATGGATGGGCTGTCGGTGGGGTCTATCATGATACGTCCAAGGAGTTGAGACACAAATCTTCCCTTTTCATAGAGGTCAGAAGGGGGAAGGACACAGGGCCACTGTAGCTAGATTTGAACAGATGACTTGGAGATGAAAGTAGGGATTTCATCTCTTATCTCCTGAGCTATCCCATGCCATAGTACTCTGCGATGTCTGTAGCATTCACATGGAGATGGGGTGTGAACTGAGACCTCATTTCCTTTCAAATGGACAGGGGCCCTAAGGCCAGGAATTGTCCTGTTGTCTAAAGATGCCTTATTGGGACACAATCAAGTCCCTGCCCTTGCTGCTGCATTTAGGTTCTGCCTGCTGTGCAAAGGACATAACATCGGCCCAGGGGTTCAGGTATTGATAGCAACCAAAGCCATCAGACTATTGGACCAAGTGGGGAATCCCCTATGAAATGCCTATGAGGGCCACAGAGATGTGATTATCTCCAGCAAGTATTAGCAGGGGAGTGAGTAGAGAACAGATCAACAGAATTGGACTAATGTATCCTGGGTACCAATTCACTGATTTCATGTAGAGGCACCAGGAATGGGCTTGGCCCTGTGCAGGGACCTGTAACTGACTGCAGAATCCTGTGCAATTAGAGCAGAAACAAGGGGCTGTGGGTGCTGCAGAATGTGGGGCAATACACTGGACTCTTGCTCCAGACTGTGAGCTGTGACAGGGATTTTCAGAGTGGCTTCTGGTAATTAACTGCCAAACGCCCATTGACCACGCAAGGGGAGTGCAGGCACCTGTTGCCCTTACATTCCTCTGCATATACCAGCCTTAAGATTCACAGATTTGTTATGTCCCCTTGTCTGCTGTTTTTCTTTGTATCACCCAAATAGGAAGAGGCCAGATCATAAGCCCAAGGGTCTGAAGTCTTACATTTTTCAGAAGAACACATAGAAGTTTAAGTATCAGCTGTGTAATCTTCCCCTGCCACTCCCTGGAAAtgtgcctctcccctgccctggagGAAGCTTTTCTCTAGATGATAGAGGATTCCCGTCTCCATGCTCTTGGACCTCTCTGTAGTAATAGAGCAAGGGTGCAAATATATCCCTGGTGATGTGGgtctttgtacaaaacatatgtGTTCTACAAACCACACACAGATCCCCAGTCCATTTCATGCAGGCCACCATGAAGTCATCAGATGGTACTAACTGAGCTTTGATCCTTATGCTAACATTGCCACTGGTGTTCTAGAGGAGTGTCGGGGTGGGGAATGGTCTCTGTGCAGGCAGAAATAGATGCAAGGCTGGATTCTGAGATCTCCAAAGTTCAGAGATGGTTGTTTCTGGTGTGTTTATTTAGCCAATGATGAAAGAGTGGCCACCTGTAAAATGTAAGACTGCATAAATTTCCACTTTCCAAAGGCTTTAGCttgcattttcaaaagggctcaatTTTCAAAACTGCCCTGCGCCACTGACGGTCAGATACCCATTTGATGGAATAATCTTTTGTCTTATACCCCCCTGGGACCACATTGTTCCCTATGATCTAGAGGTGAGATGGTCCCTCTCTCAGCTGAAATGGGaatagtcatagaatcatagaatatcagagttggaagggaccacaagaggtcatctaatacaaccccctgctcaaagcaggaccaatccccaactaaatcatcccagccagggctttgtcaagcctgaccttaaaaacctctaaggaaggagattccactgcctccctaggtgagtgcttcaccacccttctagtgaaaaagtttttcctaatactcatcctaaacctccctcactgcaacttgagaccattactccttgttctgtcatctactaccactgagaacagtctagatccatcctctttggaaccccctttcaggtagttgaaagcagctatcaacccCCACAAGccgcattcttctcttctgcagactaaataatcccagttccctcaacctctcctcataagtcatgtgccccacaccactaatcatttttattgccctcttctggactctttccaatttttcaatatgcttcttgtagtgtggggcccaaaactggacacagtactccagatgaggcctcaccaaagtcgaatagaggggaatgatcacatccctcgatctgctggcaatgcccccacttatacagcccaaaatgctggtAATGACAAATGGGCACACCCCGTAGATGACAAACATTGAAAACCTCATCTAACCACAGAAACttctgtaaaaaagaaacaactcAACCCATCAACAAatcaattacaaaaaaaaaatctaagctaagaaacagagaaaagcaaaaaacaaacagctgtTTTTATCCCCAAAAATAAAGAGACAGAGATTCCAGAATGTACACTAGAGACTTTGTTATGGCTACTGATCAGATAGTGAAGGGTGGCTTTATAAAatcattagatagatagatagatagatagatagatagatagatagatagatagatagatagatagatttctTAACCTATTTATGCTGGTGCAAACATAGATTAATTTCATTGACTAGATTTTGCCAGTGTAAATACCCCAATGTTCATACATAGATTGCATTCTACGTTCTCATGGAGAAAATAATGTCAACAGTagattatatttataaagaaacacagaatgacaCTATGGTTATGGGGAAAAGGCAGACATTTTATTCTTGGTGAATAGCCTCAATCCAATCATTTTTCACAGGGCAGTTTTAATCTCCTTGTTCTTTATACTGTAGATGATTGGATTCACCACAGAATAGAGAATCGATGCCACAAGATCCAGACCTGATGTGGAGCTGGAGatgggtttcaggtaggcaaaggTGCCAGGGAAAAGGAACAAGGAGAtcacagtgaggtgagggaggcaggtggagaaggctttatgctggccctgctcagaggggattctcagcacagttttgaagatctgaacataagacacaattatttaaaaaaagcagctTAAGACTAAGCACACACTAAAGACAATAACTCCACTTTCACTGACGTACAAGTCAGAGCAGGTGAGTTTGAATAGCTGgaggatttcacagaagaattggtacaccatgttgcctccacagaaagTTAACACAAACGTGTTCTCAGTGTTCAGAGCAGAATTCAGAATACTGCAAATCCAGGCAATGGCCACCATTTGGACACATGCTCTTCTGTTCATCACAGTCTTATAGTGAAGTGGTTGGCAGATAGCCATGTATCAGACATACGCCATGATGGTCAGTAAGGCAAAATCTGCTGAAACAAAGAATAAGAGAAGACATTTCTTATACATCCGGAATAAGAAAAtctggtgttcatgagggaattggccatggatttggggatggtgacagagatggagccaaggtccagaatggacagattcatcaggaagaagtacatggggctgTCAAGATGGTGGTCGAGGGCtatggctgtgatgatgagaagattcccCATCAGGGCTGCCAGGTAAAGCACCAGAAACACCAAAAAGTGCAGAATCTGCAGCTCTTGAACATCAGAGAaacccaggagaaggaactcggtcatGGTAGTTCAGTTGGACAAGCCAAATCTAACAGTCCTAGCAAAAAATGGCCCTCTATTGTGACTAACAGCAGGCTCTCAGTCTGGGCATGGAACTGAAATTCTAAAACACCAGCACAGCCTGATTTCCATTTTCCAGGGAAATATGACATAGACTCCCCCAGTGTCATACAGGGCAATTTGTCTGTGATTATTCCACCCCAGCACCACATAAACAGTCTGCTGTCTGTTCATACTTTGATGTATGGCACACAGTGCCAACTACACTTACACAGCTATGAGCTGATAAGTTAGTAGCATCACTCACTTACTGCTGTGCTGAATCGTTTGCCTCTGTGAATTTGTGTCTGCTCTGTGTGACGGTCAGGAGACTTGGGGTCTATccttgtctctgccactgaccttctgtgtgaccttgggccagccacttcccttctccatgcctcagttttccatatCTTTCTCTGCTTTATCTACTTCCCTGTGAGCTCTTTGAGGGCTGGGTTGTGTCTTGCTATATGTATGTTCTGTGCACCTAGTTACAGTATGTGTGCTCAAATGGAATCAGTGCTAGATACTGGATATAGTGCTGGAACATGAAGGTTCGATGCTCACTGGCCTCCTCCATGTCCATCTTTCAGCCATGTCAGGATAGACAGGCTTTGGCTGCTTCATTCACCTCTCTGTATAAAACAAATTCTGTGGGTGGCAGCTTTGCCATTTACTCAGTTTTACTTTCCTTTGAAACATAAATCAAAACAGGTGCATAGCATCAATGGGCTTCCAAGTATGGTGTTATTAGAAAACAGCAAGTTCCCCAACCCTTGTTTAAAGCTTAAGCCTGGCTGGAAATTTTGGGTtgaattttgtgtttgtttgtttgtttgtttgtttgtttgtttgtttgtttgtttgtttgtttagatagatagatagatagatagatagatagatagatagatagatagatagatagatagatatttggggttttagcaaaacattttttttaaaaaattgtgatgttctctttgaaaagtaaaaacaaaaaagaaattttcattttcttcataCATTTTACACTTTTCAGTTCAAAGTCTtcagttgcctacccctgagtaaATTTTGAGCTGGGGGTTTTAaaggaaaagttgaaattttccaccaAGAGATTTTAGGGTTTGGTTCtgtttttctgaccagttctagttCTGAGAACTGACACCCAATTACTAAGGCAGCTTTGTAAATCTTAGCCATAGAGATCTAAATAGCACTGACATGGGCAATAGCACTGCATCCTCTCTCCATTACAGCCTGTGACAATAGTGATCTCTCTCTCCCTATTCCAATCATCGGTGTGGTGTCTAAAGTAACTGACACACCCATGTCTGAGAAACCCAGCTGTTGAAAGAGGCCAGAGACAACAGCTCCCCCTCTGACAGAAGGTGGCACTAAAGGTGCTGTAGCATTAAGGGAGCCAAATCTAGGCCTGGTGTGAAAAGGGCACAACCATACCACCGTCCGTGTTCTCAGGCCAGTTTACATGAGAGCTGAATTTGGGCTACACTTGACAAGATCCATAGCCTCAAGTCTGGAGGCACTTCGGATGTACTCAGGTGGTGAAATTACCTCAAATTGAGTGACAGCAATATTTCTGATTTATTTATATAGACAGTTACAGGAGAGCGGAGAATATATTAAACTACCATGGAGTAGGTCTCCAGCACGCCACTCTCTCACAGGAAACCTCCCTGATGTGGAGGTTGGTGTAGAATTGTCCACTGGGGGTGTCCCTGCCTTTCCCTCTTTGGTAG
Protein-coding regions in this window:
- the LOC135975539 gene encoding olfactory receptor 14A16-like; protein product: MSNRTTLTEFLLLGFSDIRELQILHFVVFLVIYLAALMGNLLIITAVALDHHLHTPMYFFLVNLSILDLGSISVTIPKSMANSLMNTRVISYPGCVTQVFLFLLLTATDLALLTIMAYDRYVAICQPLHYERVMNRRACVQMAASAWITGIVYSALHTGNTFRLPFCQSNVINQFFCEIPQLLKLACSDSYLTEVGAIALGLFLALNCFVYIIVSYVQIFKTVLRIPTEQGRHKAFSTCLPHLTVVSLLICTGSFAYLKLTSSSESGLDLVVGVLYSLVPPVMNPIIYSMRNKDIKAAWKKLIVWRLFTKS